The following coding sequences lie in one Dermacentor variabilis isolate Ectoservices unplaced genomic scaffold, ASM5094787v1 scaffold_18, whole genome shotgun sequence genomic window:
- the LOC142568263 gene encoding neprilysin-like isoform X2 has product MGPRRSKRKRPAESLADAASAEPAAVGPRVVLAMAVACLAMVLVITALVAYIRSTLHPWYQERDDGMCRNPQCRGYAQLFLVNVNWTVNPCSDFEAYVCSKWKPSSDPYAYGSALATYAIQEWFNVFHTMIVEGPKHFAAARKAQAMFEACLTNSSASGSSAALLRQFMLDRKIPWPDEPLPNASPLGVLVDLAYNWRLDVWFQLKARRTPQRAPHILIIASGNFAPLWGAYKETAIKAEGVVSYWNRFHDAFAVRQPRRSEEEIERIENVEQNVLAELLQVFDKDVAAPCEFLLKDIANITTNLSSQRWIEELNANARVQGGYGLSDRIVASDVALLEAVGKLFSKFDRRSLLLHISWLFIQAFAPLEDRSLLPISTDGTWHSMVRRRRLCSTRVEMSYKLLIRSLVALTIFTAQSRKAVSGYIGLVTQLARNKVSALPWFADESFTRAASLKLQSSTVVLWPPKDLLTDEGLTAMYANFSSNESSVVEHWVNSMKAKRVLREQPRYEEVQDYPLSFMQPLFRYDYIMNRVLISAAALRMPAYSGQGTKAMLYGGLGFSYALQLVKALDPGGLRVDANGNVHSWAPKGWSEAIANRSTLCHGSSSGKSLFPEVPALEVAHAAYEMAPGDTPHPGRVTMAFNEDQVFFITVCLNLCNLSPTFGSIRGDCNKAVANFANFARAFKCAPRDPMNPETRCSFFN; this is encoded by the exons ATGGGGCCGCGGCGAAGCAAGAGGAAGAGACCGGCCGAGTCC CTTGCAGACGCGGCGTCTGCCGAACCGGCTGCCGTCGGTCCGCGGGTGGTGTTGGCCATGGCTGTGGCATGCTTGGCAATGGTGCTGGTGATCACCGCGCTGGTGGCCTACATTCGATCGACGCTTCATCCGTGGTACCAGGAGCGGGACGACGGCATGTGTCGAAACCCCCAGTGCCGTGGCTATGCGCAACTCTTTTTGGTGAACGTCAATTGGACGGTGAATCCGTGCAGCGACTTCGAGGCGTACGTCTGCTCCAAGTGGAAGCCATCGAGCGACCCTTATGCATACGGCTCGGCCCTGGCCACGTACGCTATCCAGGAGTGGTTTAACGTCTTCCACACAATGATCGTCGAAGGCCCCAAACATTTTGCGGCCGCAAGGAAGGCGCAGGCAATGTTCGAGGCTTGTCTTACCAACAGCAGCGCTAGCGGGTCTTCGGCGGCGTTGTTGAGGCAGTTCATGCTCGACAGAAAGATACCGTGGCCGGACGAGCCACTCCCTAACGCCAGTCCACTGGGCGTCCTTGTGGACCTTGCGTACAACTGGCGACTCGATGTCTGGTTTCAGCTGAAAGCACGGAGGACGCCTCAAAGAGCGCCGCATATTTTGATAATCGCATCGGGTAACTTTGCTCCGCTGTGGGGCGCCTATAAAGAAACGGCAATCAAAGCGGAGGGCGTCGTCTCCTACTGGAATCGGTTCCACGACGCTTTCGCGGTGCGCCAGCCCCGacgcagtgaggaagaaattgagagAATCGAGAATGTCGAGCAGAACGTGCTTGCCGAGCTTCTGCAAGTTTTTGATAAAGATGTAGCCGCACCTTGTGAGTTCTTGCTAAAAGACATAGCCAATATTACGACTAATCTGTCGTCACAGCGATGGATAGAAGAGCTAAACGCGAACGCACGGGTGCAAGGCGGTTACGGTCTGTCAGATCGCATCGTTGCAAGCGACGTGGCCCTCCTCGAGGCTGTGGGCAAGCTATTTTCCAAGTTTGACAGGCGTTCTCTGTTACTGCACATTTCCTGGTTGTTCATTCAAGCCTTTGCTCCGCTTGAAGACCGCAGCCTTCTGCCGATAAGCACGGACGGTACTTGGCATTCCATGGTGAGGCGCCGCAGGCTTTGCTCCACACGAGTTGAAATGTCGTACAAGCTGCTCATCAGATCACTCGTGGCTCTTACAATTTTTACGGCGCAGTCTAGAAAGGCAGTCAGTGGCTATATTGGCCTCGTGACGCAGCTGGCGCGGAACAAAGTGTCCGCCCTTCCGTGGTTCGCTGATGAATCGTTCACGCGCGCCGCATCGTTAAAGCTTCAGAGCAGCACAGTCGTCCTCTGGCCACCCAAAGACTTATTAACCGACGAAGGCCTGACCGCCATGTACGCCAATTTCTCGTCCAACGAGTCCTCCGTGGTCGAGCACTGGGTGAATAGCATGAAAGCCAAACGTGTCCTGCGAGAGCAACCAAGGTACGAAGAGGTCCAGGATTACCCGCTAAGCTTTATGCAACCGCTGTTTCGGTATGACTATATCATGAACAGAGTGCTCATATCGGCGGCAGCTCTGCGCATGCCTGCGTACTCGGGGCAAGGCACAAAAGCCATGCTTTATGGCGGGCTGGGTTTCTCGTACGCTTTACAGCTGGTGAAAGCTTTAGACCCAGGAGGTCTCAGAGTGGACGCTAACGGAAATGTCCACTCGTGGGCTCCGAAGGGGTGGAGTGAAGCGATCGCCAACAGGTCGACCTTGTGCCACGGGTCCTCTTCAGGCAAGAGTCTCTTTCCGGAAGTTCCGGCGCTAGAAGTGGCACACGCCGCTTACGAGATGGCGCCTGGTGATACGCCGCATCCCGGCCGCGTAACCATGGCTTTTAACGAGGACCAAGTGTTCTTCATCACTGTCTGCCTCAATCTCTGCAACCTGTCGCCAACCTTCGGCTCGATAAGGGGTGACTGCAACAAGGCCGTCGCGAACTTCGCGAACTTCGCCCGGGCCTTCAAATGTGCTCCCCGGGATCCGATGAACCCGGAGACAAGATGCTCTTTTTTCAACTAG
- the LOC142568263 gene encoding neprilysin-like isoform X1, producing the protein MRLADGHFFIGYKTIELADAASAEPAAVGPRVVLAMAVACLAMVLVITALVAYIRSTLHPWYQERDDGMCRNPQCRGYAQLFLVNVNWTVNPCSDFEAYVCSKWKPSSDPYAYGSALATYAIQEWFNVFHTMIVEGPKHFAAARKAQAMFEACLTNSSASGSSAALLRQFMLDRKIPWPDEPLPNASPLGVLVDLAYNWRLDVWFQLKARRTPQRAPHILIIASGNFAPLWGAYKETAIKAEGVVSYWNRFHDAFAVRQPRRSEEEIERIENVEQNVLAELLQVFDKDVAAPCEFLLKDIANITTNLSSQRWIEELNANARVQGGYGLSDRIVASDVALLEAVGKLFSKFDRRSLLLHISWLFIQAFAPLEDRSLLPISTDGTWHSMVRRRRLCSTRVEMSYKLLIRSLVALTIFTAQSRKAVSGYIGLVTQLARNKVSALPWFADESFTRAASLKLQSSTVVLWPPKDLLTDEGLTAMYANFSSNESSVVEHWVNSMKAKRVLREQPRYEEVQDYPLSFMQPLFRYDYIMNRVLISAAALRMPAYSGQGTKAMLYGGLGFSYALQLVKALDPGGLRVDANGNVHSWAPKGWSEAIANRSTLCHGSSSGKSLFPEVPALEVAHAAYEMAPGDTPHPGRVTMAFNEDQVFFITVCLNLCNLSPTFGSIRGDCNKAVANFANFARAFKCAPRDPMNPETRCSFFN; encoded by the exons ATGCGTTTGGCTGATGGGCACTTCTTCATTGGATATAAAACGATAGAG CTTGCAGACGCGGCGTCTGCCGAACCGGCTGCCGTCGGTCCGCGGGTGGTGTTGGCCATGGCTGTGGCATGCTTGGCAATGGTGCTGGTGATCACCGCGCTGGTGGCCTACATTCGATCGACGCTTCATCCGTGGTACCAGGAGCGGGACGACGGCATGTGTCGAAACCCCCAGTGCCGTGGCTATGCGCAACTCTTTTTGGTGAACGTCAATTGGACGGTGAATCCGTGCAGCGACTTCGAGGCGTACGTCTGCTCCAAGTGGAAGCCATCGAGCGACCCTTATGCATACGGCTCGGCCCTGGCCACGTACGCTATCCAGGAGTGGTTTAACGTCTTCCACACAATGATCGTCGAAGGCCCCAAACATTTTGCGGCCGCAAGGAAGGCGCAGGCAATGTTCGAGGCTTGTCTTACCAACAGCAGCGCTAGCGGGTCTTCGGCGGCGTTGTTGAGGCAGTTCATGCTCGACAGAAAGATACCGTGGCCGGACGAGCCACTCCCTAACGCCAGTCCACTGGGCGTCCTTGTGGACCTTGCGTACAACTGGCGACTCGATGTCTGGTTTCAGCTGAAAGCACGGAGGACGCCTCAAAGAGCGCCGCATATTTTGATAATCGCATCGGGTAACTTTGCTCCGCTGTGGGGCGCCTATAAAGAAACGGCAATCAAAGCGGAGGGCGTCGTCTCCTACTGGAATCGGTTCCACGACGCTTTCGCGGTGCGCCAGCCCCGacgcagtgaggaagaaattgagagAATCGAGAATGTCGAGCAGAACGTGCTTGCCGAGCTTCTGCAAGTTTTTGATAAAGATGTAGCCGCACCTTGTGAGTTCTTGCTAAAAGACATAGCCAATATTACGACTAATCTGTCGTCACAGCGATGGATAGAAGAGCTAAACGCGAACGCACGGGTGCAAGGCGGTTACGGTCTGTCAGATCGCATCGTTGCAAGCGACGTGGCCCTCCTCGAGGCTGTGGGCAAGCTATTTTCCAAGTTTGACAGGCGTTCTCTGTTACTGCACATTTCCTGGTTGTTCATTCAAGCCTTTGCTCCGCTTGAAGACCGCAGCCTTCTGCCGATAAGCACGGACGGTACTTGGCATTCCATGGTGAGGCGCCGCAGGCTTTGCTCCACACGAGTTGAAATGTCGTACAAGCTGCTCATCAGATCACTCGTGGCTCTTACAATTTTTACGGCGCAGTCTAGAAAGGCAGTCAGTGGCTATATTGGCCTCGTGACGCAGCTGGCGCGGAACAAAGTGTCCGCCCTTCCGTGGTTCGCTGATGAATCGTTCACGCGCGCCGCATCGTTAAAGCTTCAGAGCAGCACAGTCGTCCTCTGGCCACCCAAAGACTTATTAACCGACGAAGGCCTGACCGCCATGTACGCCAATTTCTCGTCCAACGAGTCCTCCGTGGTCGAGCACTGGGTGAATAGCATGAAAGCCAAACGTGTCCTGCGAGAGCAACCAAGGTACGAAGAGGTCCAGGATTACCCGCTAAGCTTTATGCAACCGCTGTTTCGGTATGACTATATCATGAACAGAGTGCTCATATCGGCGGCAGCTCTGCGCATGCCTGCGTACTCGGGGCAAGGCACAAAAGCCATGCTTTATGGCGGGCTGGGTTTCTCGTACGCTTTACAGCTGGTGAAAGCTTTAGACCCAGGAGGTCTCAGAGTGGACGCTAACGGAAATGTCCACTCGTGGGCTCCGAAGGGGTGGAGTGAAGCGATCGCCAACAGGTCGACCTTGTGCCACGGGTCCTCTTCAGGCAAGAGTCTCTTTCCGGAAGTTCCGGCGCTAGAAGTGGCACACGCCGCTTACGAGATGGCGCCTGGTGATACGCCGCATCCCGGCCGCGTAACCATGGCTTTTAACGAGGACCAAGTGTTCTTCATCACTGTCTGCCTCAATCTCTGCAACCTGTCGCCAACCTTCGGCTCGATAAGGGGTGACTGCAACAAGGCCGTCGCGAACTTCGCGAACTTCGCCCGGGCCTTCAAATGTGCTCCCCGGGATCCGATGAACCCGGAGACAAGATGCTCTTTTTTCAACTAG